The Spirosoma agri genome contains a region encoding:
- a CDS encoding type IV toxin-antitoxin system AbiEi family antitoxin domain-containing protein, with amino-acid sequence MKKQFIQDFFKANDGIIRTKQLRKAGFTHFQLNQLIQTGEVLKVKQGIYKWNDSNQSELAEVAHIVPEGIFCLYTACQYYELSTFVASSYHLAIPKKSKVVLPDYPPIKLYYWETDSYQTGQTEIKQDGVSIRMYDLEKTVCDIIRQRNKVGLDIVKEVVVTYLQRTDRNLAKLVEYAGELGLKNYVSNYLNILV; translated from the coding sequence ATGAAAAAGCAATTTATCCAGGACTTTTTCAAAGCCAATGACGGCATTATTCGCACCAAACAATTGCGAAAAGCTGGATTTACCCATTTTCAGCTCAATCAACTGATCCAGACTGGAGAAGTCCTGAAAGTAAAGCAGGGAATCTATAAATGGAATGATTCGAATCAGAGTGAATTGGCCGAAGTAGCCCACATAGTTCCTGAGGGTATATTCTGCCTGTATACAGCCTGTCAATATTATGAACTAAGTACCTTCGTTGCCTCCTCTTATCATTTGGCCATCCCAAAAAAGTCAAAAGTCGTCCTGCCTGACTATCCTCCAATTAAGTTATATTATTGGGAAACAGACTCTTACCAGACTGGACAAACTGAAATTAAGCAAGATGGTGTGTCTATACGGATGTATGACCTGGAAAAGACCGTATGTGATATCATCCGGCAGCGCAATAAAGTTGGCCTGGATATAGTCAAGGAGGTAGTAGTCACGTATCTCCAGCGAACCGACCGCAACTTGGCTAAGTTAGTTGAGTATGCTGGTGAATTAGGATTGAAAAACTACGTGTCGAACTACCTGAACATACTGGTATGA
- a CDS encoding nucleotidyl transferase AbiEii/AbiGii toxin family protein gives MKNNIASIQSRLKQIAQQEGKAYQLIITRYFQERLLFRVFSSDYALNFCLKGGALLYALEQEKSRPTLDIDFLALRLSNEASRLIDIFTEIGLIEYDVDGVVLDTRTLTAIPITNEGTYPGIRIKMTASLGNIRQVMQIDIGFGDVLTPAPTRMDYPTLLEMDSPQVQAYSIETIIAEKFEAMIDLAQLNSRMKDFYDVYRLLQGEQYEESTLNQAIFNTFAWRQTVAEPTHSLFTDAFATDAKRTGQWMAFLNKSSLDTQLEFTEVMKTITQKLQPIYHRIVNMKS, from the coding sequence ATGAAAAATAATATTGCTTCCATCCAAAGCAGGTTAAAACAAATTGCCCAGCAGGAGGGAAAAGCCTATCAGTTAATTATAACCCGCTACTTTCAAGAGCGATTACTATTTCGGGTGTTCTCTTCCGATTATGCACTCAACTTTTGCCTGAAGGGAGGGGCACTCTTATATGCACTTGAGCAGGAAAAAAGCCGTCCTACCCTCGATATTGATTTCTTGGCTTTACGGCTTTCCAACGAAGCATCTCGATTAATCGATATTTTCACAGAAATAGGACTCATTGAGTACGATGTTGACGGAGTTGTACTTGATACGCGTACACTTACGGCAATACCGATCACTAACGAAGGGACTTATCCAGGCATTCGAATAAAAATGACAGCCAGTCTAGGGAATATTCGTCAGGTCATGCAGATAGATATTGGTTTCGGTGATGTGTTAACCCCTGCTCCCACCCGCATGGATTATCCTACGCTGTTGGAGATGGATAGTCCTCAGGTACAGGCATATTCAATCGAGACGATCATCGCTGAAAAATTCGAAGCGATGATTGATCTGGCTCAACTAAACAGCCGTATGAAAGATTTCTACGATGTATACCGACTACTTCAAGGGGAGCAGTATGAGGAGTCAACACTAAATCAAGCTATTTTCAACACATTCGCATGGCGTCAAACGGTCGCAGAACCAACGCACTCACTCTTCACCGACGCCTTTGCCACTGATGCTAAAAGAACGGGGCAATGGATGGCCTTTCTGAATAAGTCAAGTCTGGATACCCAGCTTGAATTCACGGAGGTAATGAAAACGATTACTCAAAAGCTACAGCCCATTTATCATAGGATAGTCAATATGAAATCCTGA
- a CDS encoding helix-turn-helix domain-containing protein — protein MNQQVVNPINEANTVNLKLRGFNVYQFDATESGAPTYNRRDFYKIVLSTSHMLIHYADQSMEVKGTFLFFSNPHVPYSVELLSPTHTGYSCLFNETFLQVAGRLESIQQSPLFKIGARPVFVLNQGQQAFLESLFEKMLQEQDGDYPFKDELVRNYIQLVVHEALKIQPSDKVIKNKSAASRIAALFLDLLERQFPIEAPQRPLTLRTAQDYANRLSIHVNHLNRAVKTTTGKSTTTHIAERIVGEAKALLQHTNWSIAEIAYGLGFDYPTHFNNYFKRVADQVPNAYRKQ, from the coding sequence ATGAATCAGCAAGTAGTGAACCCGATCAACGAGGCCAATACCGTGAACTTAAAGCTTCGAGGTTTTAATGTGTATCAATTTGACGCGACGGAAAGTGGAGCCCCGACCTATAATCGTCGCGATTTTTATAAGATCGTCCTGTCCACTTCCCACATGCTCATTCATTATGCCGACCAAAGTATGGAAGTGAAAGGAACCTTTTTATTCTTTTCTAACCCCCATGTACCTTACTCGGTTGAACTGCTCTCGCCAACTCATACGGGCTATTCCTGTCTATTCAACGAAACATTTCTCCAGGTTGCCGGACGGCTGGAAAGCATTCAGCAATCCCCCCTATTCAAAATTGGCGCGCGGCCTGTCTTTGTCCTGAACCAGGGACAGCAGGCCTTTCTTGAGTCCTTATTTGAAAAAATGCTTCAGGAGCAGGATGGCGATTATCCATTTAAGGATGAACTGGTTCGAAATTATATTCAACTTGTTGTGCATGAAGCCCTAAAAATCCAGCCTTCCGATAAGGTTATTAAAAACAAAAGCGCAGCTTCCCGCATTGCCGCCTTATTTTTAGACCTGTTGGAACGGCAGTTTCCTATTGAAGCCCCTCAACGACCTCTCACCTTACGTACGGCTCAGGATTATGCTAACCGGCTGTCGATCCATGTTAACCACTTGAACCGGGCCGTTAAAACCACTACGGGCAAATCAACCACTACGCATATTGCCGAACGAATTGTGGGTGAGGCCAAAGCACTTTTACAACATACCAATTGGAGTATTGCCGAAATCGCTTACGGACTGGGCTTTGACTACCCCACTCACTTCAATAATTACTTTAAACGCGTAGCCGATCAGGTACCTAATGCCTACCGAAAACAATAG
- a CDS encoding aldo/keto reductase, with amino-acid sequence MKYVKLGNTGLDVSQVCLGCMGFGRAENWVHNSWGLDETASRPIIQKALELGINFFDTANVYAFGNSEEILGRALKECANRDEVVIATKVWGQMHPGPNGKGLSRKAILSEMDKSLKRLQTDYVDLYIIHRWDYTTPIEETMEVLHDLVRAGKTRYIGASSMYAWQFQKANTVAQQQGWTRFVSMQNHLNLLYREDEREMIPYCQSEQIALTPYSPLAAGRLTRDTTATTERSEKDSIAKTKYDATAEADRVIIDRVASLAEKRGVARVEIALGWLFQRQPVTIPIIGATKFSHLEDALRALAIELSAKETAFLEEPYIPHKIVGHQ; translated from the coding sequence ATGAAGTACGTAAAGCTTGGAAACACCGGATTAGACGTTTCTCAGGTATGCCTGGGCTGCATGGGATTTGGTCGGGCGGAAAATTGGGTACACAATTCATGGGGACTGGATGAAACGGCAAGCCGCCCGATCATCCAGAAAGCGCTGGAACTGGGGATTAACTTCTTCGATACGGCCAATGTGTACGCCTTTGGCAACAGTGAAGAGATTCTGGGCCGTGCTTTGAAGGAGTGTGCCAACCGCGATGAAGTGGTCATTGCGACCAAAGTATGGGGCCAAATGCACCCAGGACCCAATGGAAAGGGGCTTTCCCGTAAGGCCATCCTAAGCGAGATGGACAAAAGCCTTAAACGGCTCCAAACCGATTATGTCGATCTTTACATCATTCACCGGTGGGATTACACAACGCCCATTGAAGAAACAATGGAGGTTCTACACGACCTGGTGAGAGCCGGTAAGACCCGCTACATCGGTGCCTCGTCCATGTATGCCTGGCAGTTCCAGAAGGCAAACACTGTGGCTCAACAACAGGGTTGGACACGTTTTGTCTCTATGCAGAATCATTTGAACCTGCTTTACCGGGAAGATGAACGGGAGATGATTCCTTACTGTCAGTCGGAACAGATCGCCCTGACTCCGTATAGCCCGCTTGCTGCTGGCCGATTAACCAGGGACACGACCGCAACGACTGAGCGAAGCGAGAAGGACTCGATTGCCAAAACCAAATATGATGCAACCGCCGAAGCGGATCGGGTGATCATTGACCGGGTAGCTTCACTCGCCGAAAAACGGGGGGTAGCACGGGTTGAGATTGCCCTGGGCTGGCTGTTCCAACGCCAACCCGTAACCATTCCCATCATTGGCGCGACGAAGTTTTCCCATCTCGAAGATGCCCTACGTGCTTTAGCCATTGAACTGAGCGCTAAAGAAACAGCCTTTCTGGAAGAACCTTACATTCCCCATAAGATTGTCGGCCATCAATAA
- the paoA gene encoding aldehyde dehydrogenase iron-sulfur subunit PaoA yields MEESNELTISRREMIAGTTAAIAAITLVNVTGTQAAPQHTVPLSLAKVSFTVNGQPHDLELDTRTTLLDTLREHLHFTGTKKGCDHGQCGACTVLVNNQRINACLSLALQHQGDSITTIEGLGTPDKLHPMQAAFIKHDGYQCGYCTPGQICSAVGVLNEIKAGIPSHVSASLLDTPQVTNMELRERMSGNICRCGAYSNIAEAMSEVAQKSA; encoded by the coding sequence ATGGAAGAGTCAAATGAGTTGACAATTAGTCGGCGTGAAATGATTGCGGGAACGACCGCTGCGATTGCCGCTATTACCCTGGTGAACGTGACAGGTACACAGGCGGCTCCGCAGCATACCGTTCCTCTATCGCTGGCAAAGGTGTCGTTTACGGTGAACGGGCAACCCCACGACCTGGAACTGGATACCCGAACTACCCTGCTCGATACCCTCCGGGAACACCTGCATTTTACGGGCACCAAAAAAGGCTGTGATCACGGGCAGTGTGGCGCGTGCACGGTACTGGTCAATAACCAGCGTATCAATGCCTGCCTATCGCTGGCCCTGCAGCATCAGGGTGATTCCATAACGACCATTGAGGGACTGGGAACACCGGACAAGCTCCATCCCATGCAGGCGGCCTTTATCAAGCACGATGGCTACCAGTGTGGCTATTGCACACCAGGGCAGATCTGCTCGGCGGTAGGCGTACTGAATGAGATCAAGGCCGGTATACCCAGCCACGTGAGCGCCAGTCTGTTGGATACACCACAGGTTACCAATATGGAACTACGCGAACGGATGAGTGGCAACATCTGCCGATGCGGGGCTTATTCCAATATTGCCGAAGCGATGAGCGAAGTGGCCCAGAAATCGGCTTAG
- a CDS encoding FAD binding domain-containing protein — protein sequence MKTFTYERVHTPAEAAAAAARTPGAKFLAGGTNLLDLMKLEIEAPQHIIDIGKIGLNTIESTPVGGLRIGALVSNTDLAAHPIVRRDYGLLARAVLAGASGQLRNKASTAGNLLQRTRCPYFYDTNQLCNKRVPGSGCAAIAGFSRQLGIIGTSNSCIATYPGDMAVAMRALDATVETVKANGAKRTLSLDQLYRLPGQTPHQETTLEKNELITSVVLPPPVGGVHIYHKVRDRSSYAFALVSVGAILQKDGTGRVAVGGIAPRPWRIESAESLLPSGAKAFTAQLLKGARPTKENEYKVALVQRTLAAVLNEANH from the coding sequence ATGAAAACTTTCACCTACGAACGTGTACACACGCCCGCCGAAGCGGCTGCTGCCGCGGCCCGAACGCCGGGGGCTAAATTTTTGGCCGGGGGTACCAACCTGCTTGATTTGATGAAGCTGGAAATCGAAGCGCCACAGCACATCATCGACATTGGCAAAATTGGGCTTAATACCATCGAATCAACTCCGGTTGGAGGCCTGCGCATCGGGGCGCTGGTGAGCAATACCGATCTGGCGGCTCATCCCATCGTACGTCGGGATTATGGGTTGCTGGCCAGAGCCGTGCTGGCGGGTGCGTCAGGGCAGTTGCGTAACAAAGCCTCCACCGCCGGTAACCTGCTTCAACGTACCCGTTGCCCCTATTTTTATGACACCAACCAGCTTTGCAACAAGCGCGTTCCCGGTAGTGGCTGCGCGGCCATTGCTGGCTTTAGTCGGCAACTGGGCATTATTGGCACCAGTAACTCGTGCATTGCTACCTATCCGGGCGACATGGCTGTTGCTATGCGCGCCCTCGACGCGACGGTAGAAACGGTAAAGGCCAACGGTGCCAAACGCACCCTTTCGCTGGACCAGCTTTACCGCTTGCCGGGTCAGACTCCGCACCAGGAAACGACGCTGGAGAAAAACGAACTAATTACTAGTGTCGTCCTGCCGCCACCGGTGGGTGGAGTGCATATTTACCACAAAGTACGCGACCGTAGCTCCTACGCTTTTGCCCTGGTCTCGGTGGGGGCTATTCTCCAGAAAGATGGCACGGGCCGGGTGGCCGTGGGGGGGATAGCACCCCGACCCTGGCGGATAGAGTCGGCCGAATCCCTGCTGCCATCAGGAGCGAAGGCATTTACCGCCCAACTGTTGAAAGGGGCCCGGCCCACGAAGGAGAATGAATATAAGGTAGCCCTGGTCCAACGAACCCTGGCAGCCGTTTTAAACGAAGCCAACCACTGA
- the paoC gene encoding aldehyde oxidoreductase molybdenum-binding subunit PaoC: MKFETPAGINPIDQLKVIGKPTDRIEGPLKTTGTAKYAYEHNEAVTNPAYGYVVGAAIAKGRIKAIDQTKAKAAPGVLAIVTAASAGPLKPGQFYVDRLLAGPNIDHYHQAVAVVVAETFEQARAAASLLKISYTKTKGAYDLTAAKDSAPLIKQGPYSPPPTTNVGNFEGAFASDPVKLDETYTTPDQTHAMMEPHATIAKWDGDKLTCWASIQQINWGVRDIATVLGIPKENIRLISAFIGGGFGGKGTVLSDIIAASLAARAAGRPVKVTLPRPLIANNTTHRPATIQRVRIGATPDGTITAIGHESWSGNLPGGISETATASTQLLYAGANRFMQLRQAVLDLPEGSAMRAPGEATGMMALEIAMDEMAEKLNMDPVIFRIKNDTQEDPEKPGRKFSSRKLVECLKTGAEQFGWNKRQAKPGTVREGQWLIGMGVASAIRGAPILKSAARVRLSREGIVTVETDMTDIGTGSYTIIGQTAAEMMGITMDKVVVKLGDSTFPESPGSGGQLGAASSTSGVYAACVKLRESVAKSLGLSIEKAEFVDGKVREGNRSYALGDAAKATDLVVTDEMTYGNLSEEYAQDTFGAHFVEVGVNRYTGEIRVRRMLAVCNAGRILNPKAARSQVIGAMTMGVGSALMEELVVDKQVGFFVNHDLAGYEVPVHADIPHQEVILLDDVDPTMSPMKAKGIGELGLVGVAPAVANAVYNATGIRVREYPITLDKLIDKLSVNG; this comes from the coding sequence ATGAAATTTGAAACGCCTGCCGGAATCAACCCGATCGACCAGCTCAAGGTCATTGGGAAACCAACCGACCGCATTGAAGGCCCGCTAAAAACAACGGGAACGGCCAAATACGCCTATGAGCATAACGAAGCCGTGACGAATCCCGCTTATGGGTACGTCGTGGGCGCGGCCATTGCCAAAGGACGCATCAAGGCCATCGACCAAACAAAGGCTAAAGCTGCGCCCGGTGTGCTGGCGATCGTGACAGCCGCCAGTGCTGGACCCCTCAAGCCGGGTCAATTCTACGTAGACCGGCTACTAGCCGGACCCAATATCGACCATTATCACCAAGCTGTCGCTGTGGTGGTGGCCGAGACCTTCGAGCAGGCCCGCGCGGCAGCCTCCCTGCTGAAAATAAGCTATACCAAAACCAAAGGAGCCTACGATCTAACAGCAGCCAAAGATTCGGCACCCCTTATCAAACAGGGTCCGTATAGTCCACCCCCGACAACAAACGTGGGGAATTTTGAGGGGGCCTTTGCGTCGGATCCGGTTAAGCTGGATGAAACCTACACCACCCCCGACCAGACCCACGCCATGATGGAGCCGCACGCGACCATTGCTAAATGGGACGGGGATAAACTGACGTGCTGGGCATCCATTCAACAGATCAACTGGGGCGTTCGGGACATCGCCACGGTGCTGGGCATCCCGAAAGAAAATATCCGGCTCATATCGGCCTTTATCGGTGGCGGCTTCGGCGGGAAGGGTACCGTCCTGTCCGACATCATCGCGGCTTCCCTGGCGGCCCGGGCCGCCGGTCGACCGGTAAAAGTAACCCTGCCCCGGCCACTGATTGCCAATAACACGACCCACCGCCCGGCCACGATCCAACGCGTCCGGATCGGGGCTACCCCCGACGGAACCATCACCGCGATTGGGCACGAAAGCTGGTCGGGTAATTTGCCCGGCGGAATATCCGAAACGGCCACCGCATCGACCCAACTGCTGTACGCGGGTGCCAATCGGTTCATGCAGTTACGGCAGGCGGTGCTCGATCTGCCTGAAGGAAGCGCCATGCGCGCGCCGGGGGAAGCGACGGGCATGATGGCGCTTGAGATTGCGATGGATGAGATGGCCGAGAAACTGAACATGGACCCGGTGATCTTCCGCATCAAAAACGACACGCAGGAAGACCCCGAAAAACCCGGTCGAAAATTTTCGTCCCGTAAACTGGTCGAGTGCCTGAAAACCGGGGCTGAGCAGTTTGGCTGGAACAAGCGGCAGGCCAAACCCGGCACCGTCCGGGAAGGGCAATGGCTGATCGGGATGGGCGTCGCGTCGGCCATCCGGGGGGCACCAATCCTAAAGTCGGCGGCTCGCGTACGGCTAAGTCGGGAAGGCATCGTTACGGTCGAAACCGACATGACCGATATTGGAACGGGCAGTTATACCATAATCGGGCAAACGGCGGCCGAGATGATGGGCATTACCATGGATAAGGTGGTGGTTAAACTGGGCGATTCGACATTTCCCGAATCGCCCGGTTCGGGTGGGCAGTTGGGCGCGGCTTCGTCCACGTCGGGCGTCTATGCTGCCTGCGTCAAACTGCGCGAATCGGTAGCTAAATCGCTAGGCCTTAGCATCGAGAAAGCCGAGTTCGTGGACGGAAAGGTACGCGAAGGTAACCGCAGCTATGCGTTGGGCGACGCAGCCAAAGCCACCGATCTGGTTGTTACGGATGAAATGACTTACGGAAACCTTTCTGAGGAGTACGCGCAGGATACCTTCGGGGCTCATTTTGTGGAAGTAGGTGTGAACCGCTATACCGGGGAGATTCGCGTCCGGCGCATGCTGGCCGTTTGTAACGCCGGGCGTATCCTGAACCCCAAAGCCGCCCGCAGTCAGGTGATTGGGGCCATGACCATGGGCGTTGGCTCGGCCCTGATGGAAGAACTGGTGGTGGATAAGCAGGTTGGTTTTTTTGTCAACCACGATCTGGCGGGTTATGAAGTGCCCGTGCACGCCGACATTCCACATCAGGAGGTCATTCTGCTCGACGATGTTGACCCCACCATGTCGCCAATGAAAGCCAAAGGTATTGGTGAGTTGGGATTGGTTGGTGTGGCACCAGCGGTTGCCAATGCCGTTTATAACGCCACGGGTATTCGGGTTCGTGAGTACCCCATCACCCTCGACAAGCTGATCGATAAACTCAGCGTCAATGGGTAA
- a CDS encoding carboxylesterase/lipase family protein yields the protein MNPLDRREFLTRLSLATAAIAAPGYGFSNVGRADEFVEVATTHGRLRGARAEGVTIFKGIPYGGRVSGNRRFQGPAPLAPWTGVRDALQVGVPAIQPPRRNEPAPAEDCLFLNVWTPASDNRKRPVMFYSHGGGFVAGSGASGGQDGSNLARNFDVVVVETNHRLGLLGFLYLDELAGADYAGSGNMGMLDITLGLRWVHDNIAQFGGDPDNVMIWGESGGGAKTSCLYAMPDAAPYFNKASIESGPGVRMLPKDVAAETTAVLLKELSIAPKDWRKLLDVPAATLLAMQNKLPSVPPFQEKNRTQSLMRRNYGGFGPVVDGTVLPHHPFDPTAPAISRDKPLLVGWNEDEYTFFAWQSKDTAFAKLDFEGVQKKLESQYGTDAGKIVDTYRKANPNASAPAIFVAISSIGMMGLGSIDIAEKKVKQGGAPVYLYNFGYKSEKKIPDTDYALGTPHAMDISFKFNNEVPPRDGSAPKESYFGGNRPERFTASRHFAELWTTFARTGKPAAKDVPAWPAYNLTTRPTMRIDSTCEVIDNRFSQELAMWRSIGKVGS from the coding sequence ATGAACCCCTTAGACCGACGCGAATTTTTGACCCGATTATCCCTGGCTACGGCCGCCATTGCCGCACCCGGATATGGGTTCTCAAACGTTGGCCGAGCCGACGAATTCGTAGAAGTAGCCACCACCCACGGCCGACTGAGAGGGGCTCGAGCTGAAGGCGTAACGATCTTTAAGGGAATACCCTACGGGGGGCGGGTTTCCGGCAACCGGCGCTTTCAAGGGCCCGCTCCCCTTGCCCCCTGGACCGGTGTGCGGGATGCATTGCAGGTTGGTGTACCGGCCATTCAGCCTCCCCGGCGCAACGAACCGGCTCCCGCCGAGGACTGCCTGTTCCTCAATGTGTGGACACCGGCCAGCGACAATCGCAAACGCCCGGTGATGTTCTACAGCCACGGGGGTGGATTTGTGGCTGGTTCCGGTGCATCAGGTGGGCAGGATGGGTCAAATCTAGCCCGCAACTTCGACGTCGTCGTCGTGGAAACAAACCACCGATTAGGACTATTGGGCTTTCTTTATCTGGACGAACTGGCTGGTGCAGACTATGCCGGCTCGGGCAACATGGGGATGCTCGATATTACATTGGGCTTGAGATGGGTACACGACAACATTGCCCAGTTTGGGGGCGATCCTGACAATGTGATGATCTGGGGCGAATCGGGCGGGGGAGCGAAAACCTCCTGTTTGTACGCCATGCCCGACGCGGCTCCCTACTTCAACAAAGCCTCGATTGAAAGCGGACCGGGGGTTCGCATGCTCCCCAAAGACGTAGCCGCCGAAACAACGGCCGTGCTGCTCAAGGAACTTAGTATTGCCCCAAAAGACTGGCGCAAATTGCTCGATGTGCCAGCGGCTACGTTGCTGGCGATGCAGAACAAGCTCCCGTCCGTACCGCCGTTTCAGGAGAAGAATCGGACGCAGAGCCTGATGCGCCGGAACTACGGCGGGTTTGGACCAGTGGTGGATGGCACAGTGCTACCCCATCATCCGTTCGACCCAACCGCACCGGCCATTTCGCGCGATAAGCCGCTACTGGTGGGCTGGAACGAAGACGAATACACGTTTTTTGCTTGGCAAAGTAAAGACACTGCGTTTGCTAAACTGGATTTTGAGGGCGTCCAGAAAAAACTGGAATCCCAATACGGAACTGATGCCGGGAAAATTGTCGATACGTACCGGAAAGCAAACCCCAACGCATCGGCCCCCGCTATTTTTGTCGCCATATCGTCGATCGGTATGATGGGACTGGGGTCAATAGACATTGCGGAGAAAAAGGTGAAACAAGGTGGGGCACCGGTCTATTTGTATAATTTCGGCTACAAGTCCGAAAAGAAAATTCCGGACACGGACTATGCGCTGGGTACGCCCCACGCGATGGACATTTCGTTTAAATTCAACAACGAGGTGCCCCCCCGCGACGGTTCGGCCCCCAAGGAAAGCTATTTTGGAGGCAATCGGCCGGAACGGTTTACGGCTTCCCGCCACTTCGCCGAACTCTGGACCACCTTCGCCCGGACGGGTAAACCAGCCGCCAAAGATGTTCCTGCGTGGCCAGCTTATAACCTAACTACCCGCCCCACCATGCGTATTGATTCGACCTGTGAAGTAATTGATAATCGCTTCAGCCAGGAACTGGCTATGTGGCGCTCAATCGGTAAAGTTGGAAGCTAA
- a CDS encoding SDR family oxidoreductase, producing the protein MEINMNGKVIVITGASSGMGAAAARHLSALGATVVLGARRADRIETLAKEIQDQGGKALAIATDVTQRDQVKKLVDSAVGQFGRVDVILNNAGVMPLSPMDRLNVAEWDTMIDVNLKGVLNGIAAVLPHMKEQKSGQIINTASVAGHKVFTGSAVYSATKFAVRALTEGLRMEVKPYNIRTTIVCPGAVKTELLDHITEADIQQANKEYVGAVGISPDSFARVIAFAISQPEDVDINEIIFRPTSQEL; encoded by the coding sequence TTGGAAATTAACATGAACGGGAAAGTGATCGTCATTACAGGCGCCAGCAGTGGTATGGGCGCAGCGGCAGCCAGGCACTTATCAGCCCTTGGGGCAACGGTTGTCCTGGGCGCCCGTAGAGCGGACAGAATTGAAACGCTGGCGAAGGAGATTCAGGATCAGGGCGGAAAAGCACTGGCCATCGCTACGGATGTCACGCAACGGGATCAGGTAAAGAAATTAGTCGATTCAGCGGTTGGACAATTTGGCCGGGTAGACGTCATCCTGAATAATGCCGGTGTCATGCCGTTATCGCCCATGGACCGCCTAAATGTGGCCGAGTGGGACACGATGATCGATGTGAACCTTAAAGGGGTGCTTAACGGTATTGCCGCTGTTCTCCCCCACATGAAAGAACAGAAATCAGGTCAGATTATCAACACCGCTTCGGTGGCGGGTCATAAAGTGTTCACTGGCTCGGCGGTGTACTCGGCCACCAAATTCGCGGTGCGTGCCCTGACAGAAGGCCTACGGATGGAGGTGAAGCCGTATAATATCCGGACTACCATCGTGTGTCCGGGCGCGGTTAAAACCGAATTACTGGACCATATCACCGAGGCAGACATCCAGCAAGCCAACAAAGAGTATGTAGGGGCGGTAGGGATTAGCCCGGACAGTTTCGCCCGTGTAATAGCGTTTGCCATCAGCCAGCCGGAGGATGTCGATATCAATGAAATTATCTTCCGTCCAACATCCCAGGAACTTTAA
- a CDS encoding helix-turn-helix domain-containing protein has product MQRETQPITMVYDSPSELPPGTTPVSRLYYEDWNIKVVDREKSGCDNYLSPNRRDFYKIMLMTSGTGCQTVGKDNYLIDERTILFLHPNEIVCWRNAPETVGGGIFCMFKKRYLDQHPSLKLVIDRYRFFTEKKILRLSEESTQMIHQLLTQMKIEAASGGELAEEAMQAYAQLVLIESLKGTTYTSTGPISHEYRHVYNFFELLEKETNLANLDKPIRIRTAQEYAQKLNLNPSYLNGLVKKHIGQPISTLIKNRLIEESKALLIQTDWSLQQISQIIGFADQPNFSQFFKKYVGITPNEFRRSPISPAYED; this is encoded by the coding sequence ATGCAACGTGAAACCCAGCCCATCACGATGGTTTATGATAGTCCATCCGAGCTTCCCCCTGGCACCACGCCGGTGAGCCGACTGTACTACGAAGACTGGAACATTAAAGTCGTGGATCGGGAAAAAAGTGGCTGTGATAACTACCTCTCACCGAACCGACGGGATTTCTACAAGATCATGCTCATGACCAGCGGTACGGGTTGCCAAACCGTAGGGAAGGACAACTACCTCATTGATGAACGAACCATTTTATTCCTGCACCCCAATGAAATTGTGTGCTGGCGCAATGCCCCCGAAACGGTAGGAGGGGGGATCTTTTGCATGTTTAAAAAACGGTACCTGGATCAGCACCCTTCCCTAAAGCTGGTCATCGACCGATACCGGTTTTTTACCGAAAAAAAGATTCTGCGCCTTTCCGAAGAATCCACTCAGATGATTCACCAATTACTCACCCAGATGAAGATTGAAGCGGCCTCGGGCGGGGAGTTAGCCGAAGAAGCCATGCAGGCTTACGCGCAACTGGTTCTGATTGAAAGCCTGAAAGGAACAACCTACACGTCAACCGGTCCGATTTCTCATGAGTACCGGCATGTATATAATTTCTTCGAATTGCTGGAGAAGGAAACCAATCTGGCCAACCTGGACAAGCCCATTCGGATACGGACGGCTCAGGAGTATGCCCAGAAACTGAACTTGAACCCCAGTTACCTGAACGGGTTAGTGAAAAAGCATATCGGTCAGCCCATCAGCACGCTCATCAAAAATCGCTTGATCGAAGAAAGTAAAGCGCTGCTAATTCAGACCGATTGGAGTTTGCAGCAGATCAGCCAGATTATTGGCTTTGCAGATCAGCCTAACTTCAGCCAGTTCTTTAAAAAGTACGTGGGGATAACGCCCAATGAGTTTCGGCGTTCACCCATATCGCCAGCGTACGAGGACTGA